The genomic segment AGTAAAGGACAACAGTATTCATAGAGCGATCCGCCGCCACGAAACCGGTAACGCTCTTTGAGACCCGAAAACCGGACATGATACCCGTAGCCAGCGTCACCGCAAGGTAGGCCAGACAAATCAGGAGTGCGATGAGCCACCCTTCCATTTAGTTTTCCTCTGGTTCAGACCGGTAGAGCAGTACCAGCCCAAGAAAAATGGCTACAACAGCCAGTACCATCCAGAACATGAGAAAGGGAAGGCCCAGAACCATGGGGTAGATCCCCCACACTTTCGGCCACGGGAACAAAATGGCAGAGACGGCCGCGGCATAGATAATGAGAAAAAGAGTCCGGGTTCGCCTGTATTTAGGGGCATCAGAGGGTGAGAAAAAGTGCAGTCCAAGCTTATTCATAGGTGCTCATCCATACTGATATTTATGTGAAGAAAGATGGAACATAATGGTTCAGGCTGACAATCGCAAAGGAGACTGTGGCACACCGAAATAAAAAAGCCCTCACTGGGAGGGCTTTATCATTGAGATAGTTTTGAAATACGTCTTAGGTAATCCTAACCGATTAACCCTGGGTCACCAGTGTTATCAGTTGGTGTTGACCCCTCCCCGCCTAAATTCACCTCTGTCTTGAGGAAAAAAAGCATCAGAAGACCCAAGACCATGATGACGCCAAAGGTCAAGGCCGTGGTTGCCATTGGGACGGAGTTGTCAATAGAAACGGTGTCCAGAAGGTTCAGCTTTACTCTAGCAATCTCAATCCCAAAATCTTCCAGATATTTCAGCACTTCCATCCTGTAGAGCTGATCGGTTTCCAGATCGTAACGCACCACATTACCCACCAGCATAACTCTATTCTCATGTTGGGATTGATTCTCCAGCATGGCAAAAAAGAGATGGTCAGCTCCTGCCTGTGTCGCTGCACGCTTTAACAATCCCAGGTCCGACGTTCCGATGACACTATCCACTGCGGCTTCTCCCAATGCATCTTTCACAGGGTTGGGGCCTATGTAGAGGATCCCTTGCTGCTCAGAGAAAAGATTGTGGAATTTTAGATTGATCCTGGCATGATGAATTTCAGGGATCTCTTCCAGCCGAGTACCCACAAACGCCACCACAGGCTTTCTCTTTTTCTCAACTCCGTAAAGAAATGGGTAGGCCAGAAAAGTCAATAGCACCACAGTTATGAAATTTCTTCCCACAATAATCATAAAAAAATTTACAGTGAAATGTCCTTTTACTTATAAAAAAAACGCGGACCCAAAAGGACCCGCGTTTTTACTTGCCAATCTTATAAAATCTTTAACCTGGCAATGGACAGTTCGGATTAGCCCTAATCTCCTTAATAGTGATAGGAAACAGGGTCCCTGGGCTTGACTTCGCCTCAAACTGAGTTTCCCACAGTAGGGAAGTCTCGCCAAAGCGATACATGTCAAGCATCCGTCTACCGGTGGCAAAGAGATTCACCCGGCGCTCATGCTTGATGGCATCGGCCACTGTTGCATTGCTGCCGTCGTATGGTGTCATGCCGGTTCTGTTCATGTTCAAGTGCGTAATGGCATCTGCATCATTACCAGCCATTTCAGCAAGCATTATATACAATTCAGCACCAGATATCATTGTAATGGGGGCATAGTCAGTACCGCCACGATCTTTGAAAAAGTCGTTAACGATGGCCGCTATCCGCGGATCAGCGGGGCCCAAGGCGTTACCCTGAGGATCAACCACATCGACACTGGCATCTGTATCTACTAGATCTGCTGGGAACGGGTCACCAATTCCATCAGGCCTTATGCCAAACTCAAGCTCTGAACGTCCGTTTATCTGCCAGGAAAATCCGCTTCCCACAGTAGTGGAAGAGTACTCAATCTGATATTTTGAGGTCTCATCCCATGTGTTCAAGGCTGCTTCCGCATAGCTTTTGGCGTTGCTGTCCGTGACAAAGCCGCCACCATTGCCAATGACCGTATGAACCTGCTTATAGAAGTAGGCACGGGCCAACATGGCGTTAAAGCGAGCCTTCATCTCAGAGCTTGACGTGGTTGACATCCCTTTTTTAAAGAGTTCAATAGCCTCGTCGTATACTCCCATCATGTTGCCCACACCGAAAGGACTGCCGGGGATAGTTTTGTCTGAATACACAAAGTCCTCAAACCAGTCAGCAATGCACACCCGGACAACACCCGCATACAGATAGACCCTGGCCAGGTCTTCAACATTGCCTAGGACACCTTCACTCTGAAAGGCTTCAAGCGTTTTAATAGCTTGATCTGCCATCCAGCGCCCCTCGGTAATCGAGTTCCACTGTCCGTCTACAAACTCGTTGTAGACATCTGACATCTGACCTTTGTCAAGAGAACCCCAAGCGTCGCGAGAACCAATCCAGGTTGCCTCATCGCTCGACACTGAAATTGGGGCCAGCATATTACCAATCCCATTGCTGGTGGTGTTCAGAGCACCGTTTGCCATTGCAGCAGCCACAGCCGGATCTCCAAGATCAGACTCAACAAGTGCATTGGGGTTTTCGGAATCCATATCACAACCCACGGACACCAGGCTCAGCACCAGGATCCCGGGGATCATGAAAAAAGCCGACTGTTTTCTCAATTTGGCTAACATATCATTTCCTCCGATTTTCATTATCCTGATCCTAGAAACCAAAG from the Candidatus Neomarinimicrobiota bacterium genome contains:
- a CDS encoding RagB/SusD family nutrient uptake outer membrane protein, giving the protein MKIGGNDMLAKLRKQSAFFMIPGILVLSLVSVGCDMDSENPNALVESDLGDPAVAAAMANGALNTTSNGIGNMLAPISVSSDEATWIGSRDAWGSLDKGQMSDVYNEFVDGQWNSITEGRWMADQAIKTLEAFQSEGVLGNVEDLARVYLYAGVVRVCIADWFEDFVYSDKTIPGSPFGVGNMMGVYDEAIELFKKGMSTTSSSEMKARFNAMLARAYFYKQVHTVIGNGGGFVTDSNAKSYAEAALNTWDETSKYQIEYSSTTVGSGFSWQINGRSELEFGIRPDGIGDPFPADLVDTDASVDVVDPQGNALGPADPRIAAIVNDFFKDRGGTDYAPITMISGAELYIMLAEMAGNDADAITHLNMNRTGMTPYDGSNATVADAIKHERRVNLFATGRRMLDMYRFGETSLLWETQFEAKSSPGTLFPITIKEIRANPNCPLPG